Part of the uncultured Anaeromusa sp. genome is shown below.
TGCGGTGTTGCTGGCTCATTTTGTACGGCTGCGTCCGCAAGATCAGGTAGTGGATCTGGGAGCGGGAAACGGCGCTATTTCTTTGTTGCTGGCTGCGCGAGGCGCCAGAGCGGTAGCCGCGGTGGAATTAGATGAGGCAGCGGCCAGTCGGGCGGCGCGGAGCATTCAACTGAGCCGGCGCAACGGCCAAATTCAAGTGCATTGCGGCGATTATCGCCAGGCGCTGCCACAGCTGCCGGGCGGTATTTGGGATGTTGTTGTTGCCAATCCTCCTTATTTTCAGCCCGCAAGAGGGCGGGGCAGCGTACAAAAGGGTCTGGCCCGTCAGGAAGTAACGGCGACGTTGGCGGATGTGCTGAAAGCGGCGCGGCGTTTGGTGCGGTTTCGGGGCCGTGTGGCCTTGGTGCATCGGGCGGACCGAATGGTGGATGTACTGGCTGTGATGCGGGAAGTGAATTTGGAGCCTAAACGCTTACAGCTAGTGCAGCCCCGAGAGGGAGCGCCGGCTAACTTGCTGTTGGTAGAAGGCATACATGGCGGGAAGCCGGGGCTGGAGGTAATGCCGCCTCTGGTGGTATATGAAGCCGACGGCTCCTATACGGCGCAATTGCGGATCTGCTATGAGGCTGCGCCGGCGCAGCTTTAATGAGAATGAGGAGGATTAGTCATGCATCCGGGAATGTTGTATTTATGCCCGACTCCTATTGGCAATCTGGAAGATATTACTTTGCGCGTGTTGCGCGTGTTGCGGGAAGCGGATGTGGTAGCGGCGGAAGATACGCGCCATTCCCGTAAGCTGCTCACTCATTTTGAAATTCATAAACCGCTGGTAAGTTATCACGAACACAATAAAGCGGAGCGCGGTCCGGAACTGCTGCAGCGTCTGCTGGCTGGCGAAAGCATTGCTCTTGTTAGTGATGCAGGTATGCCGGGTATTGCTGATCCAGGAGCGGATCTTGTCAGGCTGGCGCTTGATGCAGGTGTGCCGGTGGTGCCGTTGCCAGGCGCCAATGCGGCGTTGACCTCGTTGATTGCGTCCGGGCTGCCAAGCGAGCAGTTTCAGTTTTTGGGTTTTTTGCCCAAAACAACTAAAAAAAGAAGAGCTCTTTTGGAAGAAGCCGCCTCGTATCCTGGGACGCTGATCTTTTACGAAGCGCCCCACCGGTTGTTGGCTACCTTGAAGGAACTGCAAAGCGCCTTTGGTAATCGCCAGGCGGTAGCGGTGCGGGAGCTGACCAAAAAATTTGAGGAATTTGTACGAGGCGACTTAGCTTCCATAGAAGCGCATTTTCAGACCGTTGCGCCGCGGGGTGAGTTTACTTTGCTTTGCGCTGGCGCAGAACCTAAAGCAGCAGATGCGGCGCTTGAGGCGGACCCCTCCGCCCAAATCGCGGAGGCTGTGGCGGAAGTGGAGCGCTTGGTGGCGGCAGGAGAACATAAAAAAGACGCTATCCGTAAGATAGCGTCTCAAAAAAAACTGGGCCGTCGTGATTTGTACCAAGCCGTCATCAAAGAGGCTGTAGAATCTTAAATGGCCTCTCCTACGGAAAGGGCACACTGTTTGCAGACATTTTTACCGCGGAAATTAGTAATGCCAT
Proteins encoded:
- the rsmI gene encoding 16S rRNA (cytidine(1402)-2'-O)-methyltransferase, which encodes MHPGMLYLCPTPIGNLEDITLRVLRVLREADVVAAEDTRHSRKLLTHFEIHKPLVSYHEHNKAERGPELLQRLLAGESIALVSDAGMPGIADPGADLVRLALDAGVPVVPLPGANAALTSLIASGLPSEQFQFLGFLPKTTKKRRALLEEAASYPGTLIFYEAPHRLLATLKELQSAFGNRQAVAVRELTKKFEEFVRGDLASIEAHFQTVAPRGEFTLLCAGAEPKAADAALEADPSAQIAEAVAEVERLVAAGEHKKDAIRKIASQKKLGRRDLYQAVIKEAVES
- a CDS encoding methyltransferase is translated as MIGVRLRRPERVDDLGLGGLRIIQHPRSFCFSLDAVLLAHFVRLRPQDQVVDLGAGNGAISLLLAARGARAVAAVELDEAAASRAARSIQLSRRNGQIQVHCGDYRQALPQLPGGIWDVVVANPPYFQPARGRGSVQKGLARQEVTATLADVLKAARRLVRFRGRVALVHRADRMVDVLAVMREVNLEPKRLQLVQPREGAPANLLLVEGIHGGKPGLEVMPPLVVYEADGSYTAQLRICYEAAPAQL